The genome window AGGGTGACAAGGCTAGAATTTTGAGTGCTAGTTGGCTGGGAGAGAGGTTCATGGGGTGGAGAAGCGAGGGGTGGATAGTGGAAGGCTAGTGTTGTCAAGAGCTTCAACAGCATACCTCATTCTGTAGGGGAGTTACTGCCACCTGTCTGAGCTGAAATATGAAAGGAGAAAGAGGATCCAGAATTAGACATGTTAGATCAGACAAAGGGAATCCCCATTCTACAGGTCTATTTTTCAACCAGACATCTCTCTCGCTCAGATCCAATAGATTTACTGCTGCATGCTTGACTAAAGTAACATTAGTGTGTTATCAACCCTGACATCAAGAGTATATTTTCCTTCACGGTTGTACATTTCTGTCAGCACCCTCTCTCAGATCAGGTCAAAAGCTACGGCAAGGGCAGTGGTGAGGGAAACATTGCAATAGATCTATGCCGACAAAAAAGGTAATTTTATGTTTGATGAAGAAAGGTCTCTAGATATTTAAACAATATGATCAAACAGTGCAATTGTATGCATCAAAATATGCTGCAAAGCAGCACAAGCACAAAATACCCTACACAAAGTTAAATCGGACATCTTCATGTTTTGAAGGCCTTTTTGAAAAACTGTCAGACTGTTTGATATTTTTGTGATATTTCCACACCACCTTTAGGGACAGGTACAGGGCAGAGATGATGGGAGGGGGACCTTCTTGGGTCCTCAGTAGAGGGTGCCATGAGACCAACCTTTTCTGCCTCATTTGTTCTGATTGCGTATTCGCAGGCACCTCCTCTTTAGCGGCGGCTCCAGCTCGGGGCTCCCTGCCCCTGCTGCCAGGGGAGCGCTGATGCTGCATGACACGATGGCCGTCTTGTCGCTGGGCTTTGGCAGGGGCTGGATGACACAGCCAGCCTTGGGCTGCAGCAGTGCATAGGCGTGGTCGTCATCATCGTCCAGATCCATAAGGTCGCCGTTGGCTTCCAGCTTGCCTTCCCAAGTGCCCCCCTGCACTGCCTCCTCACTTGGGCCCCTCTTACCTGGTTCCCACTCTGGCACCAAGCAGCTGTTCTCCTTCAGCGCCTCCCGCTCCAGCTCGCAGTTGGCTGGTTCGCcgcagcctcctcctcctctccggcCAGGGTCAGACAGAGGTGTGGGTAGCGTGCTCCGGCTGGGGCCGTCTGTGTGTTGACTGCTGCCATTTACTATGACATCACAGGGGGCAGGTGGGCTGCAGGGCTGGGTCCGTGGGGTGCCAGGGTGATTTGTGAGCTGGGTAGTATAGGAGTTTTGGTTTGGCTGTGGGGATGGTGATGTGGCCTGGCTACAAGGCAGGAAGCCTGGCTCCAGAGAGTCACTAATGGCCTCCCTGACCTCCTGGCTCATGTCCTCTAGGCTGCTGTCCCCCTTCCCCTGCCCAGAGGCATTCAGAGGGGATGGTCCAGAAGGTGGGGGGCTGGTTGAGTCCCCGTCTCGTTCCACCTTTACATGGACACTGGGCACCACCCGCTGGATGACCTGCTGCAGCCGCGATCGCCGGCCCAGAGTCAGGTCGATCACGCCCTCGGGGAGGGAGGCCGCGGTGGAGGCACACCCCGGACTCTCAGTCTTCACGGTCAGGTCCACCACGTCAGTCCTACTCCTCTCAGAGCCAAAGCGGGCCAGATCGTAGCCAGAGAAGCCCGGGGAGTGCACCCCGGAACTGGAGGGCCCAAACTTGTGATCCCCTCTGGAGGAACCAGCGGAGAAGGGCCTGTGGTCCTCCCCTGATGCACTGGGaatggggttgttgttgttgctgggtTTGTCCTTGGAGGTCTTGGGGTTGAAGGGGAAGGGTATGGGGATAGGGATGGGCACCGGCAGGGGCACGATTACAGGGTAAGGGACCAGCAGGGTTGGCGGGGGAACCAGAGGGGCGAGGGAAGGCATACCAAAGTTCATCATGGGTGGCATAAGCATGGGCCCGTTTGGCATCATGTTGGAGTGGAAGGGAAAACCGGGTATGTGTAGGCCTGGATGGGGTGGCATCATCCCTGGGGGGGTTCCCTCCCAGGTTGGGGTTGTTGGAGGGATGGTGGTGGGGTGAGAACTGTGTCCTGTGCATAGGGCTGGATGGTGGACCCAGGGTTCTCGGCGGGGGTGGTGGTGGTCCGATGCCAGGGATCATGGGGTTGGACAGGGGGCTGTTAGGGCCTGGGCCATGGTGAGGTGGGCGGAGGAAAGGTGGCCGCATCTGCTGCATCATCTGGTGCTCCATGAAGAAGGGCAGGGGCACGGGTCCCCGGGGCGTCATCACCATTGGGGGGCTACCCAAGGGGACTCCCATGGGAGAGTGCAGAGAGGGGTGTGGGGGAGGGGGTAAGGTGGGGCTCTCGTGGGGTCTGGGCGTGGGGTTTTTGGAGGAAGGGGAGCAGACAGTGCCTGTCTCAGAGGGAGAGGCAGCGGTGGAGCTGGAGGGGACTGGCACAGAGGGGTTTCCCCCAGGGGAAGGGGCTTTGCGACGTAAGTCACCCAAGGGTGTGCCCCAGGACTCGGGGGTGAGGAGCTGCGCCCCGGTGCTGCTCTCCGACTTGCCCTCCACAGGGCCGTGTCCTGGGTTACACAGCCCCCCCTGGCAGCGCCGCCTGAGTCTCTTTGTAGAAGATGTCCATCTTGTACTGGTTCAGGCATTTGGCACTGCAGAACTGCAGCCTCCGTTCACCAGCACCAAAGTCCAGGTACTCCTtggtgtggcggatgtgtttgcACCAGTCACACACCTGTAACACAAAACACAAGACAAAAGACATCATCAGGTATAATGCATTACAGATACCACACATAAGCAGTTAAAAAAGTCAGCAACATTGCCCTTTTGCCATGTGGCTATTCAAACAACTTTGGTAACCAGAATGTAATCTCAGCCTCCCACAGTATCTGCAGATTAGGTACACTTAAACCTAGATTGTAATTAAATTAACTGGTCAAATTTTGTTTCGTTACACCAAGTAAATAAAAGTAAATCTGCATGGCATGTTTGTATCCTCGTAATTGAAACCCATCTGTATTTTTGTGCTTCCATTGCATAATGGCACATGTATAGTCTACATGtagtgagtgagacagagagatttTCATACTAACTTCACACTGCTATGACCCTTCAGGTACAGGTAATGTACAACACATGGTAACATCCTGATAAATGCTTACAACTTGAGGAAGAAGTAGCTTTCAACTGGCTTTAAACGTGAGTGCAAATCTGGATCGGCGTACTTAAAGCTTTTAAATGAAAAACACTTTGTCCAGACATGTAATTCACATTTACACCTGCCATGGGGTTTTCACCTCTTAAACTTCCTTCATAAGGAGGAACCACTCCGATAAACATGAATCCACTGAGCCGTGTGTGACAGTGGCCACAGGCACAGCCGCAGGACATAACAGCCTCAAGTAAAAGGTTTTCCCTGTAAGGCATGAGCATAAGTGGGGGTAGATGAATGTGGTGGCTGGGTGAGATGGACAGACGGAGACAAGTGAACAAGCTGCCAGTAGGGGGCATGGAAGTGAGAGTGACAGCTGGGTGGAGTTTTACTGTGTTCTGGTGAAAAATGGCTGCTGAGAACCACCTAGGTGGGTGCTATGATGCATTACTTAATTCACTACTGGTGTGTAACTTTAATATGAGTGTTTTGGATATTTTTATTGCATAAAAAGATTCTGATTAATTAATTGACTGTATTAAAGTAGAATTGACTGCATTAAAGTAGAATTGACTGCATTAAAGTAGAATTGAATGCATTAAAGTGGAATTGACTGTGTTTAAATGGAATGTGATTATCGAACCCTACCCCGGGGGCATTACACACATTGGTCAGGGCAGGGGAGCAGCCTGGCACAGCTTGTCAACACTGTGGGATGCCAGGGCCTTGTGATGCCAGGATATTTTTCACTGGCTACAAAAGTTTCCAAAATGCTCACTGTGAACGTTCAATCATCATGTGGCTGTTAGTTTCCAAACTGTTAGTTTCATTAGTGTACCTGagataatgaacatgaccctggtgAGTGGATGGCAATGGGTGGGCCAGGGAGATGGGTACGGCCCGGGCACACAACTCACTCTGCCAGCTCAGAAGGACGTGACAGCGACTCACTGAAGATAATTAAAGCATTAATCAGCTGTCAGACCCATG of Salmo salar chromosome ssa01, Ssal_v3.1, whole genome shotgun sequence contains these proteins:
- the sobpa gene encoding LOW QUALITY PROTEIN: sine oculis-binding protein homolog A (The sequence of the model RefSeq protein was modified relative to this genomic sequence to represent the inferred CDS: deleted 2 bases in 2 codons), which encodes MAEMEKEGRPPENKRSRKPAHPVKREINEEMKVRAERAHPWAGKAGDLHGNPPYSMSFAENTMNELLGWYGYDKVDLRDQDNIDIRNYPDGEAQQHISVLKENSLPKIPGGSGENSDVSPNQANSSHSTPTLRNGVTESSTTPSTSTPSTREHGNMPIIVPLIPPPMIKPPADEDVSNVQIMCAWCQKVGVKRYSLNMGTELKSFCSEKCFAACRRAYFKRNKLGYVRNYSARDEDGRGEKLPQHSYSKDTPRLVFKTNSDVLVCDWCKHIRHTKEYLDFGAGERRLQFCSAKCLNQYKMDIFYKETQAALPGGLCNPGHGPVEGKSESSTGAQLLTPESWGTPLGDLRRKAPSPGGNPSVPVPSSSTAASPSETGTVCSPSSKNPTPRPHESPTLPPPPHPSLHSPMGVPLGSPPMVMTPRGPVPLPFFMEHQMMQQMRPPFLRPPHHGPGPNSPLSNPMIPGIGPPPPPPRTLGPPSSPMHRTQFSPHHHPSNNPNLGGNPPGMMPPHPGLHIPGFPFHSNMMPNGPMLMPPMMNFGMPSLAPLVPPPTLLVPYPVIVPLPVPIPIPIPFPFNPKTSKDKPSNNNNPIPSASGEDHRPFSAGSSRGDHKFGPSSSGVHSPGFSGYDLARFGSERSRTDVVDLTVKTESPGCASTAASLPEGVIDLTLGRRSRLQQVIQRVVPSVHVKVERDGDSTSPPPSGPSPLNASGQGKGDSSLEDMSQEVREAISDSLEPGFLPCSQATSPSPQPNQNSYTTQLTNHPGTPRTQPCSPPAPCDVIVNGSSQHTDGPSRSTLPTPLSDPGRRGGGGCGEPANCELEREALKENSCLVPEWEPGKRGPSEEAVQGGTWEGKLEANGDLMDLDDDDDHAYALLQPKAGCVIQPLPKPSDKTAIVSCSISAPLAAGAGSPELEPPLKRRCLRIRNQNK